A genomic region of bacterium contains the following coding sequences:
- a CDS encoding response regulator → MQQNPLTVLLVEDDETLANLLRSKLETHGYLVTVAVDGDAGIASIRASKPDILLLDVSLPFRNGLQILESLRAEGILPSLPVIIVSNSGQPVDIERAKRLGVRDWLVKAEIEPDDILLKVDRVAKEIMDTGKSAVGNGIQQSEVHTPAHGSSAPTVLLIEDDLMIADMLRQKLATKQYVVLIATSEPEIDAVLEEHAVRIILLDILLPGLNGLSILKKVKEDPRYKDIQVLIISNLGQREDIERGMAGGAAGYFVKANTYPDEIVTKVDALLKTTSN, encoded by the coding sequence ATGCAGCAAAACCCACTGACCGTGCTTCTCGTTGAGGACGACGAAACGCTCGCGAACCTCCTCAGGTCGAAGCTCGAGACGCATGGGTACCTGGTAACAGTAGCTGTCGATGGAGATGCCGGCATTGCGAGCATACGCGCCAGCAAGCCCGATATCTTACTCCTTGATGTGTCGCTCCCGTTTCGAAATGGTCTTCAGATCCTCGAAAGTCTCCGTGCGGAGGGGATACTGCCCTCCCTTCCGGTCATTATTGTCTCGAACTCCGGCCAACCGGTTGATATTGAGAGGGCGAAAAGGCTCGGGGTCCGTGATTGGCTGGTGAAGGCCGAGATAGAACCGGACGATATTCTTTTAAAAGTAGACCGCGTAGCGAAAGAAATTATGGATACAGGAAAATCAGCGGTCGGCAACGGCATACAGCAGAGCGAGGTGCATACTCCGGCGCACGGGAGCTCGGCGCCGACCGTGTTGCTCATCGAAGACGATTTGATGATCGCGGATATGCTCCGGCAAAAATTAGCGACAAAGCAGTACGTTGTCCTCATTGCCACGAGCGAGCCGGAGATTGATGCGGTACTCGAGGAGCACGCTGTCCGCATCATCTTGCTTGATATACTTCTCCCGGGGCTCAACGGCCTTTCCATTCTTAAAAAAGTAAAGGAAGATCCTCGGTACAAAGATATACAGGTACTTATAATCTCAAACCTCGGGCAACGTGAGGACATAGAGCGCGGGATGGCTGGCGGCGCGGCGGGCTACTTCGTCAAGGCAAACACCTATCCGGATGAAATCGTTACAAAGGTCGACGCGTTATTAAAAACTACGTCTAACTAA
- a CDS encoding heavy metal translocating P-type ATPase, with translation MKKAILKVKGMHCASCSVLIDKLVGKQAGVTSIKTNYGSEKTAIEYDESKITLEKIDELLHALGYDLIRPDEASSTPEEEERIEKRRIGEAKRRFIAALALSAPVIVYYMLIHMFNVTHVHELFDFLNIGRPEIIGGSFFATGGQVVNYFFWIVAQPLKVVAGLFVDVANPPLAIDLNYIYWILATPVQFVIAWPFYRSAFTSIRVGSANMDVLVALGTSAAYFYSAIGFLFFNIDHPFWESSAALLTFILLGRYIEILARGRASTAIKELLKLEAKEAHVVRNGAEVTIPIDDIKEGETVVVRPGEKIPVDGVIIEGVSHIDEKVVTGESFPVKREVGQEVIGATMNQEGLIKFRATKVGKDTLLYQIVRMVEEAQASRAPIQNLVDAISERFVPAVVVLSVLVFVGWVFFAALPFRTGLIRMIAVLVISCPCAMGLATPTALVVGIGRATKFGIILKGGEALEKAYRVTAVLFDKTGTLTIGKPQVTDVVLTSTIFREDEVMRLAASVEKGSEHPLARAIIEQGGKAGILAEPKNFQAVSGKGVVGEVDGKEVKIGNLTYMKELGINTDANQGELERLQGEAKTVVFAVINNQLAALIAMADTLKPDVKEAIDALKKMGKEIVMITGDNQKTADAIGRQIGIDRVFAEVLPEDKAKMVKKLQDEGKQVAMVGDGINDSPALAQANVGIAVGSGTDVAVQTGQVVLVKDDIRDVVTAIQLSGKTIRKVWQNLFWAFVYNVVAIPIAGGIHLLVTQSSLGVPAQWVVALSQSLGGAGQIFYNFSQATLRPEIAGFAMAFSSVSVVMNSLTLKRYTPPIEKGTGSGASIQDKTGNKV, from the coding sequence ATGAAAAAAGCAATCCTCAAAGTTAAAGGAATGCACTGTGCATCGTGCTCGGTCCTCATTGACAAGCTCGTGGGGAAGCAGGCGGGCGTGACTTCGATCAAGACGAACTACGGCAGCGAGAAGACCGCGATCGAGTACGATGAGTCGAAGATTACGCTCGAGAAGATAGACGAGCTGCTGCACGCACTCGGCTACGATCTGATCCGGCCGGATGAGGCATCGTCGACGCCCGAGGAAGAAGAAAGAATAGAGAAACGCCGCATCGGCGAGGCAAAGCGCCGCTTCATCGCCGCGCTCGCGCTCTCGGCGCCGGTCATCGTCTACTACATGCTGATCCACATGTTTAATGTGACGCATGTGCACGAGCTGTTTGATTTTCTCAATATCGGGCGGCCGGAGATCATCGGCGGCAGCTTCTTTGCCACCGGCGGTCAGGTCGTCAACTACTTTTTTTGGATTGTCGCGCAGCCGCTCAAGGTGGTCGCGGGGCTCTTTGTAGACGTCGCGAACCCGCCGCTCGCGATCGACCTCAACTATATCTACTGGATCCTTGCGACGCCGGTGCAGTTTGTAATCGCGTGGCCGTTCTACCGGAGTGCATTTACCTCGATCCGCGTTGGCTCTGCGAACATGGATGTGCTCGTCGCGCTCGGCACCTCGGCGGCCTACTTCTACAGCGCAATCGGCTTTCTCTTCTTCAACATTGACCACCCGTTTTGGGAGAGCTCGGCGGCGCTGCTTACGTTTATTCTCCTCGGCCGTTACATCGAAATTCTCGCGCGCGGCAGGGCCTCGACCGCGATTAAAGAGCTTCTGAAGCTCGAGGCCAAAGAGGCGCACGTCGTGCGCAATGGGGCTGAAGTGACTATTCCGATAGACGATATCAAAGAGGGCGAGACAGTTGTGGTGCGGCCAGGGGAAAAAATCCCTGTCGACGGCGTCATCATCGAAGGCGTCTCGCACATAGACGAGAAAGTGGTGACCGGCGAGTCATTTCCGGTGAAGCGCGAAGTAGGGCAGGAGGTGATCGGAGCGACAATGAACCAGGAGGGGCTTATCAAATTCCGCGCGACAAAAGTGGGGAAGGACACGCTGCTCTATCAGATCGTCCGCATGGTTGAGGAAGCGCAGGCGTCTCGCGCGCCGATTCAAAATCTTGTGGATGCGATTAGCGAGCGGTTCGTCCCCGCGGTTGTCGTGCTCTCCGTGCTGGTTTTCGTCGGCTGGGTATTCTTTGCGGCGCTCCCGTTCCGCACCGGCCTCATCAGGATGATTGCGGTCCTCGTCATCTCCTGCCCGTGCGCGATGGGGCTTGCGACGCCGACGGCGCTCGTCGTCGGCATTGGCCGCGCGACAAAGTTTGGTATTATACTAAAGGGTGGAGAAGCGCTCGAGAAGGCGTACCGCGTGACTGCGGTACTCTTCGATAAAACCGGCACGCTCACCATAGGCAAACCGCAGGTTACCGATGTCGTACTCACGTCAACTATTTTCCGTGAGGACGAGGTGATGCGCCTCGCCGCCTCGGTCGAAAAAGGATCCGAACATCCGCTTGCGCGCGCCATTATTGAGCAAGGAGGGAAGGCGGGGATACTTGCCGAGCCAAAGAATTTTCAAGCGGTCTCTGGCAAAGGCGTCGTCGGTGAGGTTGACGGCAAAGAGGTGAAAATAGGGAACCTTACCTATATGAAAGAGCTCGGCATCAACACGGACGCCAATCAGGGCGAACTCGAACGACTACAGGGCGAGGCGAAAACTGTGGTATTTGCCGTGATCAATAATCAACTCGCGGCGCTCATTGCGATGGCTGACACGCTGAAGCCCGATGTCAAAGAGGCGATTGACGCCCTGAAGAAGATGGGTAAGGAAATCGTGATGATTACCGGCGACAATCAAAAGACCGCGGACGCGATCGGGAGGCAAATTGGCATAGACCGCGTGTTTGCAGAGGTGCTGCCTGAGGATAAGGCGAAAATGGTGAAGAAGCTCCAGGACGAAGGGAAACAGGTCGCGATGGTTGGTGACGGCATCAATGACTCACCGGCCTTGGCGCAGGCAAACGTGGGCATAGCGGTTGGCTCCGGAACGGATGTCGCGGTACAGACCGGACAGGTGGTGCTGGTGAAGGACGACATCCGGGACGTAGTGACCGCAATACAGCTCTCAGGCAAGACGATACGGAAAGTGTGGCAGAACCTTTTTTGGGCGTTTGTGTATAACGTGGTCGCAATCCCCATCGCGGGCGGTATACACTTATTGGTAACGCAGTCGTCGCTCGGCGTGCCGGCGCAATGGGTGGTGGCGCTCTCGCAGAGCCTTGGCGGCGCGGGGCAGATATTCTATAATTTCTCACAAGCCACGCTCCGCCCTGAGATCGCCGGCTTTGCGATGGCATTCTCGTCCGTATCGGTCGTGATGAATTCGCTCACTCTCAAACGGTACACGCCGCCGATAGAAAAAGGCACGGGTAGCGGCGCGAGTATTCAAGACAAGACAGGAAATAAGGTATAA
- a CDS encoding cupredoxin domain-containing protein: MNKYLIIAIIAVVVIGGGIFYRTTLLSEERVPVRTGVVREVTVVAKKDEWRFVPEEIEINRGDHVVMTVINEDDYDHGIAIDSYGVSQRMPANSTRVIEFDATQPGDFPFYCSVPCGEGEVDGVLRTHFDMIGRLHVKSLISETR, from the coding sequence ATGAATAAATATCTCATCATCGCGATCATAGCAGTAGTGGTTATCGGTGGCGGCATATTCTACCGCACAACGCTGCTCTCGGAGGAGCGGGTGCCGGTGCGGACTGGCGTGGTGCGCGAGGTGACCGTCGTTGCAAAAAAGGATGAGTGGCGGTTTGTGCCGGAGGAGATCGAAATCAACCGCGGCGACCATGTCGTAATGACAGTAATCAACGAAGACGATTATGACCACGGTATCGCTATAGATTCCTATGGCGTCTCGCAAAGGATGCCTGCCAATAGTACAAGAGTAATAGAGTTCGACGCCACCCAACCCGGCGATTTTCCATTCTACTGCTCGGTGCCCTGCGGCGAGGGGGAGGTTGATGGCGTCCTCCGCACCCACTTCGACATGATAGGGAGGTTGCACGTTAAGAGTTTAATATCGGAGACGCGGTAA
- a CDS encoding glyceraldehyde 3-phosphate dehydrogenase NAD-binding domain-containing protein has product MIRIAINGFGRIGRAFFRAAEQRGGEIEIVAINDLGDLENVAYLLAYDTVYGRAPFEVRADPAHPSEGAGSEQAIIAGGKRVRFLSERDPSILPWGELGVDVVVEATGVFDSYEKSRAHLTAGAKRVVVTAPMKDAPPEDIGGATVLMGVNDEALKDCVISSNASCTTNAASPVIQILHEKIGIKKALLNTVHAYTATQAIVDSPAAKDFRRGRAAAQNIIPSSTGAAISVTEAIAELKDKFDGIALRVPVVAGSIADITFLAARETNIEEVNGILRSAAGEERWTKVFSITDEPIVSSDIVGSIYASITDLSMTRVVAGDLVKVLAWYDNEMGYAHSLVEHVLKSGQYARP; this is encoded by the coding sequence ATGATTCGCATCGCCATCAATGGCTTCGGCCGCATCGGGAGAGCATTTTTTCGCGCGGCCGAGCAGCGCGGCGGGGAGATTGAGATCGTCGCGATCAACGACCTCGGCGACCTTGAAAATGTTGCCTACCTTCTTGCGTATGACACCGTGTATGGCCGCGCGCCTTTTGAGGTGCGCGCGGACCCTGCACATCCGTCGGAAGGTGCTGGGAGCGAGCAGGCGATCATTGCAGGAGGGAAGCGGGTGCGATTTCTCTCGGAGCGTGACCCGAGCATTCTGCCATGGGGCGAGCTCGGCGTTGATGTCGTCGTCGAGGCAACGGGCGTTTTTGATAGTTATGAAAAATCCCGCGCGCACCTTACTGCTGGAGCAAAGAGAGTGGTGGTCACGGCGCCGATGAAAGACGCGCCTCCAGAAGACATTGGCGGCGCGACCGTTCTCATGGGCGTCAACGACGAGGCGCTCAAGGATTGCGTGATCTCATCAAACGCTTCCTGTACGACGAACGCAGCGAGCCCGGTTATACAGATTCTTCACGAAAAGATCGGCATCAAAAAAGCGCTGCTCAATACTGTTCACGCATACACTGCGACGCAGGCGATCGTTGATAGCCCGGCGGCAAAAGACTTTCGCCGCGGCCGCGCCGCGGCGCAGAATATAATCCCCTCGTCAACCGGCGCCGCGATTTCCGTAACCGAGGCGATTGCCGAGCTTAAAGATAAATTTGACGGTATCGCCCTGCGCGTTCCGGTCGTCGCCGGTTCGATTGCGGACATAACGTTTCTTGCTGCCCGGGAGACAAACATTGAGGAAGTGAACGGTATACTCCGCTCTGCCGCAGGAGAAGAGCGTTGGACAAAAGTCTTCAGCATAACCGACGAGCCGATCGTCTCCTCGGACATCGTTGGTTCAATCTACGCCTCGATCACCGACCTTTCCATGACCCGCGTCGTCGCTGGTGACCTCGTCAAAGTCCTCGCGTGGTATGATAATGAGATGGGCTATGCCCACTCGCTCGTCGAACATGTTTTGAAAAGCGGGCAATATGCACGACCTTGA
- a CDS encoding D-glycerate dehydrogenase encodes MKIFVTRTIPDRGIEMLKAAGHEVAMSLHDRVLTKEELLENLESTKYDALLCLLTDTIDADVLEAAGDKCRVVANYAVGYDNIDVAAARERNILVTNTPGVLTETVAEHTFALILSIAHRIAEADRFTRAGHYDGWAPMLLLGTDVSHKVLGIVGLGRIGARVVRSAVRGFDMRVLYYDVKRDMGFERDYGAEFRENVDDMFREADFVSLHVPLLDSTRHLVDARRLALMKRGACLINTSRGAIVDEAALVEALRQKTIRGAALDVFEHEPALADGLAELDNVILTPHIASATEETRQKMSALAAENILAVFDGKEPPNVVQAPKT; translated from the coding sequence ATGAAAATTTTTGTTACACGGACGATACCAGATCGCGGTATCGAGATGCTCAAAGCAGCGGGTCACGAGGTGGCAATGAGTCTCCACGACCGCGTGCTCACTAAAGAGGAGTTATTGGAGAATCTCGAGAGTACGAAGTACGACGCGCTGCTTTGCCTCCTCACTGACACGATCGATGCCGACGTGCTCGAAGCCGCCGGAGATAAATGCCGCGTCGTCGCAAACTATGCTGTCGGGTACGATAATATAGACGTGGCGGCGGCGAGGGAGCGGAACATTCTTGTGACAAATACGCCTGGCGTACTCACCGAGACCGTGGCAGAACACACGTTTGCCTTGATTCTTTCGATCGCTCACCGGATTGCGGAGGCAGACCGATTCACCCGTGCGGGTCACTACGACGGTTGGGCGCCGATGCTTCTCCTCGGCACGGACGTCTCGCACAAAGTGCTCGGTATCGTTGGGCTCGGCCGCATCGGAGCGCGCGTGGTACGCAGCGCGGTGCGCGGGTTTGATATGCGGGTGCTCTACTACGATGTGAAGCGCGACATGGGGTTTGAGCGGGACTATGGCGCCGAGTTTCGGGAGAATGTTGACGACATGTTCCGCGAAGCGGATTTTGTCTCACTTCATGTGCCGCTCCTTGACTCGACGCGTCACCTCGTGGATGCTCGGCGCCTCGCGCTGATGAAGCGGGGTGCCTGCCTTATCAATACGTCGCGCGGCGCGATCGTAGACGAGGCGGCGCTCGTCGAGGCGCTCCGGCAGAAAACGATACGGGGCGCGGCCCTCGATGTCTTCGAGCATGAGCCCGCGCTCGCCGACGGCCTTGCGGAGCTCGACAACGTCATTCTGACGCCGCATATCGCTTCAGCGACGGAGGAAACACGCCAAAAGATGTCCGCGCTTGCCGCAGAAAATATCCTCGCGGTGTTTGACGGCAAAGAACCCCCAAACGTCGTCCAAGCCCCTAAAACCTAA
- a CDS encoding VTT domain-containing protein: MLEENSVAARPSEATTQMSRRELAQNVFWLVVVLAVVYGFARLIGFDRIEERVEALGIFGPLLLALLKASTLVFAPLGGAPLYPIAGALFGFSKGLAIMTVGDVVGSSVAFWISRRFGTRIATYFLSKPGMRAAEEVLRYIGTTKGIVQARIFFAGFPEAVHYAAGLTMIAYPRYMLINIAIGLVPTAVLVALGRILVERTSAGALIAASIVASALGLGGAWWLVRQARATHS, from the coding sequence ATGTTGGAGGAGAATAGCGTCGCGGCGAGACCATCCGAGGCCACGACACAAATGAGCCGGCGCGAGCTCGCGCAGAATGTCTTTTGGCTCGTCGTGGTGCTTGCGGTGGTGTACGGCTTTGCGCGGCTTATCGGTTTTGATAGAATCGAAGAGAGAGTAGAGGCGCTCGGCATTTTCGGGCCGCTTCTGCTTGCGCTCCTCAAGGCCTCAACTCTCGTGTTCGCGCCACTCGGCGGCGCGCCGCTCTATCCCATAGCCGGCGCTCTCTTCGGGTTCAGCAAAGGGCTTGCGATTATGACGGTAGGCGATGTTGTCGGATCGAGTGTCGCATTCTGGATCAGCCGTCGCTTCGGCACGCGCATCGCCACCTACTTCCTTTCAAAGCCCGGGATGCGCGCCGCGGAGGAGGTACTTCGCTACATCGGCACGACGAAGGGCATCGTGCAGGCGCGCATTTTCTTTGCTGGTTTCCCCGAGGCGGTGCACTACGCTGCGGGACTCACCATGATCGCCTACCCGCGTTATATGCTGATTAATATCGCAATCGGCCTCGTGCCGACTGCCGTCTTGGTTGCGCTTGGAAGAATTTTAGTCGAGCGCACGAGCGCTGGAGCGCTCATTGCCGCAAGTATCGTCGCGTCAGCGCTCGGCCTCGGCGGCGCCTGGTGGCTGGTGAGACAAGCGCGAGCAACGCACAGTTGA